The DNA segment GCGGGAGTCCTCATCTCAGCGCTGGCCTTCGAGCTGGTCGACGAGGCCGAGCGCTCCGGCGGCCTCACCGCGACGGTGGTGGGGTTCCTCGCCGGAGCCGTGGTCTACGTGGCCGCCAACGCGGTCCTGGCCCGGTTGGGCGCACGCCACCGCAAGCGCTCCGGTGACCAGCAGCCCAGCGAGGACGACGACTCCGGCAGCGGCGCCGCGATCGCCGTGGGCGCCCTGCTCGACGGCGTGCCCGAGTCTGTGGTGCTCGGCCTGTCGCTGCTCAGCGGGGCCGGGGTGGGCGTGGGCGTGCTCGCCGCCGTGTTCATCTCCAACGTGCCCGAGGGCCTGTCGAGCGCGGCGGGCATGCGCCGCGCTGGTCGCAGCGCCCGCTACGTGTTCGGCGTCTGGGTGGGCATCGCCCTGGCCAGCGGACTGGCGGCGATGCTCGGCGCCCTGCTGCTCGACGGCGCCTCCGACCAGCTCGTCGCGGTCATCACGGCAGTGGCCGCCGGCGCGATCCTCGCGATGGTGGCCGACACCATGGTCCCGGAGGCCTTCGAGCGCACTCACCTCCTCACCGGCCTCATCACCGCGCTGGGCTTCCTCGCGGCGTTCGCCGTCTCCCGCGCCTGAACAGGACCGACGGGACCTCAGAGCACCTCGACGCCCGCGGAGCGCATCTCGTCGACCGCGCGCTCGTCGTCGCCGTCGGCGAGCTGCACGAACCGCGTCAGCTCCAGCGGCACCTGCACCGCCAGTCCCCGCGCGGCGCCGTCGAGGGCGGTCGCCTTGACGCAGTAGTCACCCGCGAGCCCGACGACGACGACCCGCTGCACCCCTCGGGAGTCGAGCAGGTCTCCCAGCACGGTGGCCTCGCGGCGCCCGGAGGCGAGGTCGAGCTCGGAGAAGCCGGAGTAGCCGTCCTCCGCGCCGGTGCCCTTGCGGACCCGCGGCGCGCCGTCAGGCACCACCAGCGCCGGGTGCAGCTCCGCGCCGGGCGTGCCGGCCACGCAGTGCACCGGCCAGACGCCGCCGTCGGCGGCGAAGTGCGGGGTGTGCTCGGGGTGCCAGTCCTGCGTGAACACCACCGGAGAACCCGCCTCCACCGCGGCCTCCACCTCGGCGTTCACGAGCGGCACGACGTCCTCGCCGCCGCGCACGTAGAGCGACCCGGTCGGGTCGGCGAAGTCGACCTGGACGTCCACCACCACCAGGGCCGTGCTCGGCCCGTACGCGAAGCGCTCAGCTGCCACCCGTCAAGCCTGTCCCACCGCGTGAGGGAGCCGCCAGCGGGTAGGTGGGAGGACGTGACCGACCTCGCCACCCGCCCCGCCGTGCCCGTCGTCCCCGGAGGCGACCTGGTGCCGGACGTCCTGGACGCCGAGGCCCTCGCCGCCGTCGACCACTGGTGGCGCGCCGCCAACTACCTGTCCGTGGGGCAGATCTACCTCCAGGCCGACCCGCTCCAGCGCGAGCCGCTCGGCCCCGATCACGTCAAGGCGCGCCTGCTGGGCCACTGGGGCACCACCCCCGGCCTGAACTTCGTGTGGAGCCACGTCAACCGCGCCATCCGCGAGCGCGACACCGAGGCGCTGTTCGTGGCCGGCCCCGGGCACGGCGGCCCGGCGGTGGTGGCCAACGCCTGGCTGGAGGGTGCCTGGACCGAGGCCTACCCCGACGTCGACCAGACCGAGGAGGGGATGCGCCGGCTGTTCAAGCAGTTCTCCTTCCCCGGCGGCATCCCCAGCCACGCGGCGGCCGACGTTCCCGGCTCCCTGCACGAGGGCGGTGAGCTCGGCTACGCCCTCGTCCACGCCACCGGCGCGGTCTTCGACGACCCCGACCTCGTGGCGGTGTGCGTCATCGGGGACGGCGAGGCCGAGACCGGCCCGCTGGCGGCCTCCTGGCACGCGAACAAGTTCCTCGACGCGGCCCGCGACGGCGCGGTGCTGCCCGTGCTGCACCTCAACGGCTACAAGATCGCCAACCCCACCGTGCTGGCCCGCATGGCTGACGACGAGCTGGAGCAGTACCTGCGGGGCACCGGCTGGGACCCGCTGTGGGTCTCCGGACCCGGCGACGGCGAGGACGCCACGCCCGTCCACCAGCGCATGGCCTGGGCGCTCGACACCGCCCTGGACCGCATCGCCGAGAACCAGCGCGCAGCCCGCGAGCACGCGGCCGCCCACGACGGCGACCCCGGCGACCGCCCCCGCTGGCCCGTGCTCGTGCTGCGCACGCCGAAGGGGTGGACCGGCCCGCACGACGTCGACGGCCAGCCGGTCGCGGGCACGTGGCGCGCCCACCAGGTGCCGCTCAGCGAGGTCCGCTCCGACGAGGGGCACCGCGAGCAGCTGCGCGCGTGGCTGGAGAGCTACCGCGCCGAGGAGCTCTTCGACCCCGCAGGCGCCCCGACGGGGGCGGTGCTCGCCAACCGCCCCCGCGACGAGCGGCGCATGAGCGCGAACCCGCGCACGAACGGCGGCCTGGTGAAGAAGCCGCTGCGCCTGCCCGACTTCCGCTCCTACGGCGTGGACGTGCCGCGCCCGGGGGAGCAGATGCACAGCCCCACCACCGTCTTCGGCGACTGGCTGCGCGACGTCATGGCCGCCAACCCCGAGACGTTCCGCCTCTTCGGCCCCGACGAGGTGGCCAGCAACCGCCTGCAGGCCGTCTTCGACGTCACCGACCGCCAGCTCGCCGACGGCCCCCGGGACGGCGACAGCCACGTCCAGCGGAACGGCCGCGTCATGGAGGTGCTCTCCGAGCACCTGTGCCAGGGCTGGCTCGAGGGCTACCTGCTCACCGGTCGCCACGGCCTGTTCACCAGCTACGAGGCCTTCATCCACATCGTCGACTCGATGGTCAACCAGCACGCCAAGTGGCTCAAGACCACCCGCCAGCTGGCCTGGCGGCGCCCGCTGGCCTCGCTGAACTACCTGCTCAGCAGCCACGTGTGGCGCCAGGACCACAACGGCTTCTCCCACCAGGACCCGGGCTTCATCGACCACGTGGTCACCAAGAAGGCCGAGATCACGCGGGTGTACCTGCCGCCGGACGCCAACACGCTCCTGTCGACCATGGACCACGTGCTGCGCAGCGAGCACTACGTCAACGTCGTCGTCGCCGGCAAGCAGCAGGCCCTCGACTACCTCACCGTGGACGAGGCGGTCGCGCACTGCACCCGCGGGCTCGGGCGGTGGGCCTGGGCCTCCAGCGACGACGGCGTCGAGCCTGACGTCGTCATCGCCTGCGCCGGCGACATCCCCACCCAGGAGGCGCTCGCGGCGACCGCGATCCTCCGCCGGCGGCTGCCCGAGCTGCGGGTGCGCTTCGTCAACGTCGTGGACCTCATGCGGCTGCAGCCGTCCTCGGAGCACCCGCACGGGATGCCGGACCGCGAGTACGACGCGCTCTTCACCACCGACAGGCCCGTGCTGTTCGCCTTCCACGGCTACCCGACGCTCGTGCACCGGCTGACCTACCGCCGCACGGGTCACCACAACCTGCACGTGCGCGGGTTCGTCGAGGAGGGCACCACCACCACGCCCTTCGACATGGTGCACCGCAACGACCTCGACCGGTTCCGGCTCGTGATGGACGTCATCGACCGCGTGCCCGGGCTCGGCGTGCGGAACGCCGGGCTGCGGCAGGAGATGGCCGACGCGCGGCTGGCGGCCCGGGTGCACGCCTACGAGACCGGAGAGGACCCCGAGGACATCAGCGGTTTCCGCTGGGACCCGTCGCTCTGACCTATGGTGACGGGGTGGTTGCTCTGCGTGTCTGGGGTGTGCCCGGCGGCTGTGAGGTGCCTCCCACCTGCGACATACTCCCGGACCGGGAGGCGGGGAGCCCCGCAGCGGTCGACGGCAGGCAGGAGGCGCGCGTGCACGCGAGCAGCGACCCCAGCGCCTCGGCCGCCGCCCTCGCCGCGTCGGTCGGCGCTGACGACGCCCTCCTGCTCCGCCCGGGTCCTGACGGCCGCTGGGTGCACGTGGCCGGCCTCGGTCCCGGTGGCACCCCCTCGACCGCGTCGTCCTCGGCGGGCGCCGAGGACGACGACCTCCTCGCCCGCGCGGTCCGCAGCGGGGCGGTGGTGCGGGTGCTGGCCGTGGAGCCGGCGCACGTGGTCGCCGGCTACCGCGCCGCGACCGCGGCCCTGGTGGCCTGCCGCGACGACGCCGTGCTGGTGCTCGGCGCGTCCGGCCGCAGCGAGCGCCTCCTGGCCAGCTCCGACGGCGCCGTGCGCACCACCGCGCACCACCTCGTGACGGTCCTGGAGGCCGCTTCCCCGCTGTCCTCGTCCTCCGCCGCAGCGGCGGGCCTGGCGGTCACGGGCTCCGTCGAGGGCCCGGTGGTGGACGAGCTGCGCGCCCTGCACGCCGTCCAGGAGCTCACCGGCGCTCTGCGCCGCTCGCCCTCGGAGGCGGTGGAGCGGGTGGCGCACGTGCTGCTCGACGCGCTGGGCTGCCGGCTCGCGGCGGTCTGGCTCGACGGCGGCCCCGCCGCCGTGGTGCGCAGCGCCACCCCGCCGCCCGGGGGAGGCGAGGGCAGCAGCGCCCTCGAGCGCTCCGACGACGCCGCGGTGCTGGCGGCTGCCCGTGCCGCCGTCGCCGGCCCGGCGCCCGCCGCCGGCGGCGGGCCAGCTGGCGCCCCGCTGCGCCCGGAGGACGGCGCCGTGGCCGTCCTCGTGCTGCCGCTGGGCGGGGCCGAGCACCCCGGCGGACCCACGGGCGGGGTGCTCGCCGTGCGCGCCGGCGCCAGCGCCCAGCCCTTCAGCCCGCTGCGCCGCCGCATCGCCACCCAGCTCGTGCACACCGCCGGAACGGTGCTGGCGGTGGTGCTGGCCCGCCAGAAGGTGGAGCAGCAGCTGTCGGACACGCGCCTCCAGCTCGGCCGCGACGCGCTCACCGACGTCGGCAGCCGCCACCGCTGGGACTCCGAGCTGGCCGCGGCCCAGGGCCTGGTGGACGCCGGCGTGCCGGTGGCGGTCGCCCTGCTCGACCTCGACGACCTCAAGCGCGTCAACGACTCCCACGGCCACGCCGCCGGCGACGAGCTGCTGCGCACCTGCGGCGCCGCCCTGCGGGCCTGCCTGCGCGACAGCTCCGACGTGGTGGCCCGGGTCGGCGGCGACGAGTTCGCCGTGCTCGTGCCCCGCGTGGGCGACGTCGACGCGCTGGTGGCCCGCCTGCGCGCCGGGGTGGAGGCCGCCCGCACGGCTGACGGCATCCCGCTGCGCGTCTCCGTGGGCGCGGCGCGCGCCGAGCCGGGTCGGACGGTCGCCGAGGCGGTCACCGCGGCGGACGCGGCCATGTACGAGGACAAGCGCCGCCGCCGGGAGCAGCGCGCCCGCTCCGGAGAGCGCTCCGGCCGGTGAGGGCGCGGCTGCTGCTCGCCGCGGCCGTGGTGCTCCAGCTCGTGGTGCTCTACGCGCCCCGCGCGCCGTCCACCGACCAGGTGCCGCTGGTGGGCCCGGTGGTGGACAAGGCCGTGCACCTGGCCGTCTTCGCCCTGGTGGCGTGGACGGGCCGGCGGGCCGGCCTGCCGGTGCGCGTGCTCGTCGTCGTCCTGCTGGCGCACGCGGTGGTCTCCGAGCTGCTGCAGCACTGGGTGCTGCCGCACCGCAGCGGCGACCCGCTCGACGCGCTGGCCGACGCCGCTGGCGTCCTGGTGGGGCTGCTGCTCGCGGCGCGGCCGGGCACACGACGGGGCAGACTGGGCGCGTGACGCTCGGGAAGGGCGAGGAGAAGGCCGGTGCAGGGGTCGACGGGTGGTCGATGACCGGCCGCCTGCTCGTGGCCACGCCCGCCCTGACCGGCGAGGAGTTCCGCCGCAGCGTCGTCCTCCTGCTCGACCACACCGCTGACGGCGGCGCCTTCGGGGTGGTGGTCAACCGCCCGACAACCACGGCCGTCGACGCCGTCCTGCCGGACTGGCAGCCGTACACCACCGCCCCCGGCCAGCTCTTCCGCGGCGGGCCGGTGGGTCTCGACTCGGCGCTGGGCCTGGTCCGCGCCCCCGGCGACGACGCCGAGCCGCTCGGCGTGCGCCGCATCGTCGGGTCGGTCGGCGTGGTCGACCTGGACGCGCCCCCGGAGGTGGTCGCCCCCGGCGTGGCCGGTCTGCGGATCTTCGCCGGCTACGCCGGCTGGAGCGCCGGGCAGCTCGAGGAGGAGGTCGCCGAGGGCTCCTGGTACGTCCTCGACGGCGAGGCGGGGGACGCGTTCACCGCCGCCCCGCAGGACCTGTGGGCCGCGGTGCTGCGCCGGCAGGGCGGCAGGCTCGCCTGGGTGGCGTCCTACCCCTCGGACCCCGCTCTCAACTGAGGCTCATGCGCCGCCGTTGATGGAGGTGCTCTTCAGGGCGCCGCCCGCCACGTCGTACTTCTTGAGGATCCTGTCGTAGGTGCCGTCGGCGATGGCGTCCTGCAGCGCCCGCTGGAGGGCGTCGCGCAGCGCGGTGCGGTCCTTGGCGAAGCCGTACCCGTAGGGCTGGGGCTGCAGCTGGTCACCCAGCACCTTGATCTTCCCGCCGGAGTTCGCGGCCAGGTAGACGGCCGCGGGGAGGTCCTCCACGCCGAAGTCGGCCCGTCCTGCGAGCACCTCGTCGACGCTCTTGGTGTACGGCACGTCGACGAAGGTCACCGGAGGCTGGCCCGCCCGGGCGCACAGCTGCGACTGGGCGAGGATGATGTCGCCGTCGGTGGTCCCGCCGGTGCTGGCGCCCCGCCGCCCGCACCAGGAGGACGGCGAGGTGAGGTCCGGACCGTCGGAGGCGACGAGCACCTGGGCGCCGGCCACGAAGTAGTCGACGAAGTCGACGTCGGCCTGGCGGTCCGCCTTGTCGGTCATCGAGGAGCCGACCACGTCGATGGTGTGGGCGGCTGCGGCCGGGCGGAGGTCGGCGAAGGCCACGTCCTCGAACTCCGCCTTCAGCCCGAGCCGCTTCGCGAGGTCGGTGAGCAGCTCCGCGTTGACGCCCTCGAGCTGGCCGCCCTCGCGGTACTCCATGGGCGGGTAGGTGGCGTCGATGCCCACGGTCAGCACGCCGTCCTGGACGAGCTGCAGGTCAGCCGGCCTCGTGTTCGCCGGGGCCGCCCCAGCGGACCCGCCGCAGGCGGAGAGCGGCAGGACCGCGGTGACCGCGAGGACGACGGCGGTGAGGGCGCGCGGACGGTGGGTGCGGATCACGGGGTCCTCCTGGAGCGTCGGCGGGGTCGTGGCGGAGGGCTGGGCGGAGCGCTGGGAGGTCGGTGGCGTGCGCATCAGACGGTGAACTTCTTCAGCTCGGTCTCCAGGGAGGCCGCCGCCGAGGCGACCCGCTGGGCGGTGGCTGCGGCCGTCCCGGCGTCTCCGGTGGCGAGGTCCGCCTCGGAGGCCATGGCGGAGATGGTGCGGGTGACGTCGACGGAGCCGTTGGCGATCTCGTCGATGTTGCGGACCATCTCCCGGGTCGTGGCGGTCTGCTCCTCCACCGCGGAGGCGATGGTGGCCTGCAGCGCGCTGATCCTGTCCACCACGTCGCTGATCTGCGTGATCGCCGCGCTGGCGGCGGTGGCGTCCTGCTGGGCGGCCGCCACCTTGGCCACGATGCCCTCGGAGGTGCGCGCCGACTCGGTGGCGAGCTCCTTGACCTCGGTGGCCACCACGGCGAAGCCCTTGCCGTACTCCCCGGCGCGAGCGGCCTCGATGGTCGCGTTGAGGGCCAGCAGGTTGGTCTGCTCGGCGATCGAGGTGATGACGCGCACGATGTCGCCGATCTCCGCGGAGCTCTGCGCCAGGCCCGCCACGGTGCGGGTGGCGGCCTCGGCGGCGCGCACCGCGTCGGCGGCCACGGTGCTGGCCTCCTCCGTGGCGGCGGCGATCTGCTCGATGGCCCGCGACATCTCCCCGCTGGAGTCGGCGACGCTGCGGATGGTCACTGAGATCTCCTCGGAGGCCGCCGAGCCGGCGGCGGCCTGGGCGGCGGACGTGCCGGCCCGGGACTCCAGGGAGCCGGAGACCTGCGTGAGGTCTCGGGCGGAGGCGGCCATGTCGTCGCTGGCGCGCGCCACCTGCGACATGAGGCGGCTGAGGTGGTCGAGCGCCGTGTTGAGGGAGCTGACCATCTGGCCCACCTCGTCCTGGGCGCCCACGTCGCCCCGGCGGTCCAGGCGGCCGTCGGCGACCTCCCGGAGCAGGCCGACCGTGGCCTGCAGCCGGCGCCGCAGGGAGCGGCGCAGGGTGAGGGAGACGCCGGCGAGCACGGCGGCCGCCAGCAGCGCGGCGATCGCCGTCTGCCACAGGGCGGCCGACCGGGCGCCTGCTGCCTCGTCGAGGGCCGCCTGGCGCGCGGCCGAGGCGGCCTCGCGCAGGGCTGGGACGGCGCCGCTGACGGCGTCCGCCTGCGTGGTGAAGGCCGGCAGGGCCTTCCGGGCGGCCACCTGCTGCGGGTCGGTGACCTGGAGGTTGGCGAGGGAGACCACGCGCTGGGCCAGCGTGACCAGCTGCTCGGTCTGGGCGAGCAGCTGTGTGGTCTGCTGACGGGTGCTCCCGGTGGACGAGCCTTCGAGCTGGCGCAGGGCGTCGCGCAGCTGGGTGGCGTCGGCGCCCAGGGCGGCGATGGCCGCCGCACGCTGCTTGACGTCGTCGGTGACGAGGGGGACCACCACGTCGCCGCGCAGCTTGGCCTGACGGGCGTCCACGGTCTCGGCCAGCGCAGCGGCGCGGTCGGCGCGGACCAGCGCGGTCTGCGCGGTGCCCTGCCGGTCCAGGCCCTGCAGACCGATGAGGCCGACGACGACGACGCCCGCCACGCCGGTGGCGGCGAGCACGAGCAGGCGCGCGGAGATGCTGGTGGCGCGGCGTGCGGCCGGCACGGCGGTGGCCGGGGCAGCAGCGGGCGCGGGGCTCGACGTCACAGGCGTGTCCTCACGGGTCGTGCGGCGGCGCGGTCGGCTCCACGCTCCTCCCGGGGATCGGCACCCGCGGGGGGTCGCTTGAGGGGTCCGGGGCGCGGATGCCCACCACGTCCGGGACGTACGCTGGGGGCATGAGCGAGCCGCTGTCGGACCCCAGCGCCAGCCCCGCGACGGCGGACCCGCGGACCTCCTCCTCGGGCACCGCCCTGCTCGACCGCGAGCTGGTGGAGCAGCCCGTCGAGCCGGGCGACCACGAGCGCTACGCGCACTACGTCCGCAAGGAGAAGGTGCTCGAGTCCGCCCTCACCGGTGAGCCGGTGATCGCGCTCTGCGGCAAGGTCTGGGTGCCCGGACGGGACCCGAACAAGTTCCCGGTCTGCCCGATGTGCAAGGAGGTCATCGAGGGCATGCGCTCCCGCGAGGGCGGCTCCGGCGGCAAGGGCTCGGGCGAGGGCTCCGGCGCCGGGGAGTGATCCGCGGCGAGCTGCGGGTCGCGCTCGCCGGCATCGTCGCGCTCGTCACGCTGGTCGCCTTCGAGGCGATGGCGGTCAGCACGGCCATGCCCGTGGTCGCCGACGAGCTGGGCGGCCTGAGGCGCTACGGCCTGGCCTTCTCCCTCTTCCTCACCGCCAGCCTGCTCGGCACGGTGCTGGCCGGCGGCTGGGCCGACGCGCACGGACCGCGCACCCCCGTGGTGGGCGGCCTGCTGGCGTTCGCCGGAGGTCTCGTGCTGTGCGGCACCGCCCCCACCTTCACGGTGCTGCTGGTGGGCCGGGCCGTCTCGGGGCTCGGTGGCGGCCTGCTGGTGGTGTCGCTGTACGCCGTGGTCGGCGCGGTCTTCGAGGAGGCCGTGAGGCCCCGGGTCTTCGCCTGGATCAGCTCGGCCTGGGTGCTGCCCGCCGTCATCGGTCCGCTGGCCGCGGGCTGGCTGGCCACCGCCTGGAGCTGGCGGGCGGTGTTCCTGCTCGTCGCGCCGCTGGCCGTGGTGGTCGGAGCCGTGCTCCTGCCGCGCCTGTGGCACCTGGGCGCACCCGCGCCCGAGGCGGGCGCGCCGGAGCGTCCGGGACTGCTCAGCCAGCGCGCCCGGGCGGTGCGCGGCCTGGGCGTGGCCGCCGGCGCGGGCCTGGCGCAGGCCGGGGCCGCCGAGCTGGTGCCGCTGCGGGTGCTGCCGGTGGTGTCGGTGCTGGTGGGCGTCGTCGCCGTCCTGGTCGCCCTCCCCGCGCTGCTGCCCGGGGGCACGCTGCGGGCGGAGCGCGGGCTGCCCAGCGTCATCGCGGTGCGCGGCATCATGACCGCGGGCTTCTTCGGGGCGGAGTCGTACGTCCCTCTCATGCTCGTGCTGGAGCGCGGGCTGCCCGTGACGCTCGCCGGGCTGGCCCTCACCGGCGCGGCGATGGGCTGGACCCTCGGTTCCGCGCTGCAGGGCCGGCAGGGGCTGCGGATGGACAGGTCCCGGCTGATGGCGGTCGGCGGGCTGCTCGTCGCGTGCGCGGTGGGCCTGCTCGTGCTGCCGTCGCTGCACCTGCTGCCGGGCATGGCCGTGCTGGCCGTCTGGGCCGTGGGCGGGCTCGGCATGGGCCTGACCCTGTCGAGCACCAGCGTGCTCACCCTGTCGATGAGCCCGCCGGACCTGCGCGGCCGGCACAGCGCCGCGCTGCAGCTGTCCGACGCGCTCGGCGCGGTGGTGGGCATCGGGGTGGCCGGGGCGGTCTTCGCCGCCCGCCTGGGCTCCGCGCCCGACCTCCACGCCACGGCCGCGACCGGGGACCTGGCCGGCGCGAGCTCCGACGGCGGTGTGACGTTCGCCCTGGTCTTCGGCGGGCTGTCGCTGGTGGGACTGCTGGCTGCGGCCGTGGCGCTGCGGGTGCGCCCCGCGGGCGGCTGGGAGAACGGCCCCGGGACGGGCGCGCGAGCGGCTAGCGTGGCCGGGTCGTGAGCACCTCCCCGCTCCAGCGAGCACGTCTGACCGCCTCCGCGCACCTGGCCGCGGAGGCCCCGGGCGACCCCGGCGCGGTGGTCGGGCCGGTGGAGTCCCACGGCGGCCGGCCGCTGCGCGCCTGGCAGTCGGAGGCGCTGGGCCGCTACGAGGCCGAGAAGCCGACCGACTACCTCGTCACGGCGACGCCCGGCGCCGGCAAGACGACGTTCGCCCTGACGCTGGCGGCCCGCCTGCTCGCCCGGCGCGAGGTGGCGCGCGTCGTCGTCGTCGCCCCCACCGACCACCTGCGCACGCAGTGGGCCGAGGCGGCCCACGCCGCGGGGATCGTGCTGGACCCCACGCTCACCAACGCCGTCGGGCCCGTGCGGGCGGGCACCAGGGGCTACGTCACCACGTACGCGCAGGTGGCGGGCAAGCCCGCCCTGCACGCCGCCCGGTGCACGGCCGCCAAGACGCTCGTCATCCTCGACGAGGTCCACCACGCCGGTGACGGCCTGAGCTGGGGCGAAGCCGCCGAGGAGGCCTTCGACAGGGCCGCCCGCCGCCTGTGCCTCACGGGGACGCCGTTCCGCACCAAGCCGGGGGAGCGGATCCCCTTCGTCAGGTACGCGGAGGTGCCCGACGGAGAGCCGGGAGAGCTCCGGTCGTCGGCGGACTACACCTACGGCTACCGCGAGGCCCTGCGCGACGGCGTGGTCCGCCCGGTGGTCTTCGCCGCGTACACGGGCACGGCTCGCTGGCGCAACAGCGCCGGCGAGGTGGTCGCGGCGTCGCTGTCCGAGCCGAGCACGAAGAGCGTCGAGGCCAACGCCTGGAAGACCGTGCTGGACCCCAAGGGCCAGTGGGTGCCGCACGTCATCGCCGCCGTCGACGAGCGCATCACGCACCTGCGCGCCCACGGCATGCCCGACGCCGCCGGCCTGGTGCTGGCCAGCGACCAGGACGACGCGCGCGCCTACGCCGCCATCGTCAAGAAGGTCACCGGCCAAAAGCCCGAGCTGATCCTCTCGGACGACCCGAAGGCCTCGCAGAAGATCGAGAAGTTCGGCGCGGGCACCACGCGCATCGCGGTCTGCGTGCGCATGGTCTCGGAGGGCGTCGACGTGCCGCGCGCCGCCGTGCTCGCCTGGATGACGAGCTACCGGACGCCGCTGTTCTTCGCGCAGGCGGTCGGCCGCGTGGTCCGCAGCCGCGGTCCGCACGAAGCCGCCACGGTCTTCCTGCCCGCCGTGCGACCGCTGCTCACGCTGGCCGCCTCCATGGAGGAGGAGCGCAACCACGTCATCCCGCCGCCCGCGGAGCCCAGCGAGGACCTCGACCCGCTGCCGCGGCCCGAGCGCGCCGCGGCGGAGACCCGCGAGTGGCGCGCGCTCGACGCCGACGCCCAGTTCGCGCACGTCCTGCACGGCGGCCGCGCGGTGCTGGCCGGTGCCGCGCCGGCGCTGACCGAGGAGGACGGCGAGCACCTCGGCCTGCTCGCGGGCATGCTCACCCCGGAGCAGACCGCCGCCCTGCTGTCCCAGCGCGACGACGAGCACCGCCGCGCCGCGGCCGCTGCCGCCGTGCAGGACGACCTCTTCGGCGGACTGGGCGACGACGACGGCGGCCTCGGCGGCCGCGGTGCTGCCGGAGGCGAGACGGGGCGCTTCGAGCCCGATGAGGGGCAGGCCGGCTGGCGCGCGGCCGCGGAGCTGCGCCGCGAGGTGAACCAGCTGGTGGCGCGGGTGGCGTCGCGGTCCGGCGAACCGCACGCCCGGGTGCACGTGGCGCTGCGCAAGGCGGTGCCGGGGCCGGCGTCGGCGTCGGCGTCGGTGGAGGTGCTGGAGAAGCGCCGCGACTTCCTGCTCGCCCAGCTGTGACGCCGGTCGAGGAAAGTACTTGCCAGTGTGGAAAGTAGTTGCCACACTCGTGGCATGAGCGAGCACGCCCCCCTCACCGCTGACCAGGCCCGCGCCGCCCTTGCGGGCGCCGACACCGCGCGCCGCGGCCTCACCGCCCGGGGACGCTGGCTCGCCGGGTACTTCGGCGCCTTCGCGGTCGGCAGCGTCGTCGTCGTCCTCCTCATCGGGCTCGGCGGGGACACCGGGACGACGCTGGCGATGATCGGCTGGGTGCTCCTCGTGTCCCTCGGCGTCGGGTACGCCGCCACCCGCCCGGTGCGGCTGCGCCGCGAGGGACGGCTGCACGCCCTGGCCTGGCTCTCCTGGGGCGTCGTCTACGCCGTCGCCCTGCTGGGGGGTCACCCCCGGCACGGCGAGCTGGCCTACTGGCTGCCCGCAGCCCTGGTCACCGCGGTGCCGCTGCTGGCCACGGCGGTGCTCGCCCTGCGGTGGTCGCGCCGATGACGAGCGCGAGCAGCACGAGCAGCGCAGGAGCGCACCCCCGCCACCAGCTCGACGACGTCATCCACTCGCCCGTGCGCCTGTCGGTGGTCTCCGCCCTCTCCGGTGTCGACCGCGCGGAGTTCGGCGAGGTCCGCGACGCGGTGGAGGTCTCCGACTCGGTGCTGTCCAAGCAGGTCGCGGCCCTGGAGGCCGCGGGCTACGTCGAGGTGACCAAGGGGCGGGTCGGGCGGCGCCCCCGCACGTGGCTGGCGCTGACGGAGGACGGCCGAGCGGCGCTGAGGGCCCAC comes from the Quadrisphaera setariae genome and includes:
- a CDS encoding methyl-accepting chemotaxis protein; the protein is MTSSPAPAAAPATAVPAARRATSISARLLVLAATGVAGVVVVGLIGLQGLDRQGTAQTALVRADRAAALAETVDARQAKLRGDVVVPLVTDDVKQRAAAIAALGADATQLRDALRQLEGSSTGSTRQQTTQLLAQTEQLVTLAQRVVSLANLQVTDPQQVAARKALPAFTTQADAVSGAVPALREAASAARQAALDEAAGARSAALWQTAIAALLAAAVLAGVSLTLRRSLRRRLQATVGLLREVADGRLDRRGDVGAQDEVGQMVSSLNTALDHLSRLMSQVARASDDMAASARDLTQVSGSLESRAGTSAAQAAAGSAASEEISVTIRSVADSSGEMSRAIEQIAAATEEASTVAADAVRAAEAATRTVAGLAQSSAEIGDIVRVITSIAEQTNLLALNATIEAARAGEYGKGFAVVATEVKELATESARTSEGIVAKVAAAQQDATAASAAITQISDVVDRISALQATIASAVEEQTATTREMVRNIDEIANGSVDVTRTISAMASEADLATGDAGTAAATAQRVASAAASLETELKKFTV
- a CDS encoding DUF3039 domain-containing protein; the protein is MSEPLSDPSASPATADPRTSSSGTALLDRELVEQPVEPGDHERYAHYVRKEKVLESALTGEPVIALCGKVWVPGRDPNKFPVCPMCKEVIEGMRSREGGSGGKGSGEGSGAGE
- a CDS encoding MFS transporter — its product is MIRGELRVALAGIVALVTLVAFEAMAVSTAMPVVADELGGLRRYGLAFSLFLTASLLGTVLAGGWADAHGPRTPVVGGLLAFAGGLVLCGTAPTFTVLLVGRAVSGLGGGLLVVSLYAVVGAVFEEAVRPRVFAWISSAWVLPAVIGPLAAGWLATAWSWRAVFLLVAPLAVVVGAVLLPRLWHLGAPAPEAGAPERPGLLSQRARAVRGLGVAAGAGLAQAGAAELVPLRVLPVVSVLVGVVAVLVALPALLPGGTLRAERGLPSVIAVRGIMTAGFFGAESYVPLMLVLERGLPVTLAGLALTGAAMGWTLGSALQGRQGLRMDRSRLMAVGGLLVACAVGLLVLPSLHLLPGMAVLAVWAVGGLGMGLTLSSTSVLTLSMSPPDLRGRHSAALQLSDALGAVVGIGVAGAVFAARLGSAPDLHATAATGDLAGASSDGGVTFALVFGGLSLVGLLAAAVALRVRPAGGWENGPGTGARAASVAGS
- a CDS encoding DEAD/DEAH box helicase yields the protein MESHGGRPLRAWQSEALGRYEAEKPTDYLVTATPGAGKTTFALTLAARLLARREVARVVVVAPTDHLRTQWAEAAHAAGIVLDPTLTNAVGPVRAGTRGYVTTYAQVAGKPALHAARCTAAKTLVILDEVHHAGDGLSWGEAAEEAFDRAARRLCLTGTPFRTKPGERIPFVRYAEVPDGEPGELRSSADYTYGYREALRDGVVRPVVFAAYTGTARWRNSAGEVVAASLSEPSTKSVEANAWKTVLDPKGQWVPHVIAAVDERITHLRAHGMPDAAGLVLASDQDDARAYAAIVKKVTGQKPELILSDDPKASQKIEKFGAGTTRIAVCVRMVSEGVDVPRAAVLAWMTSYRTPLFFAQAVGRVVRSRGPHEAATVFLPAVRPLLTLAASMEEERNHVIPPPAEPSEDLDPLPRPERAAAETREWRALDADAQFAHVLHGGRAVLAGAAPALTEEDGEHLGLLAGMLTPEQTAALLSQRDDEHRRAAAAAAVQDDLFGGLGDDDGGLGGRGAAGGETGRFEPDEGQAGWRAAAELRREVNQLVARVASRSGEPHARVHVALRKAVPGPASASASVEVLEKRRDFLLAQL
- a CDS encoding winged helix-turn-helix domain-containing protein gives rise to the protein MTSASSTSSAGAHPRHQLDDVIHSPVRLSVVSALSGVDRAEFGEVRDAVEVSDSVLSKQVAALEAAGYVEVTKGRVGRRPRTWLALTEDGRAALRAHLDALRALLGHGLG